A segment of the Homoserinimonas aerilata genome:
TGTTCATGGACTCGACCGACTACGACCAGATCAACGTCGCCGCATCGGTCGTGGGCGACGCCGAGAACTTCATGCTCGAGAACCAGCCGGTGACGATCGCCCTCAACAACGACAACCCGCTGTACATCGACCTGCCGGCATCCGTGGTCCTGGAGATCACATACACCGAGCCGGGCCTGCAGGGCGACCGCTCGACAGGCGGCACCAAGGCGGCCACCGTTGAGACCGGCTACCAGATTCAGGTGCCGCTGTTCCTCGAGACCGGCACGAAGGTCAAGGTCGACACCCGCACGGGCGACTACCTGGGCCGCGTCAACGACTAGTGAGCGCACGCACCAAGGCACGCAAGCGCGCCGTTGACCTCCTGTACGGGGCGGATGTCCGCGAGATCTCTCTGAACTCCGCGATCGCCGCAGAATCGGCGCGCGCCAGCGAACAGCCCGACCGGGCCGCATCCTGGCAGTACGCGCTCGAAATCGTCACCGGTATCACCG
Coding sequences within it:
- the efp gene encoding elongation factor P gives rise to the protein MASTADIKNGVVIKIDGQLWTVIDFQHVKPGKGGAFVRTKMKNVVTGKTVDKTYNAGTKIEIENVDRRDFTYLYKDGDSFVFMDSTDYDQINVAASVVGDAENFMLENQPVTIALNNDNPLYIDLPASVVLEITYTEPGLQGDRSTGGTKAATVETGYQIQVPLFLETGTKVKVDTRTGDYLGRVND